A genomic stretch from Hydrogenimonas urashimensis includes:
- the upp gene encoding uracil phosphoribosyltransferase, protein MVKESTSPLVKHMVNQLRDAHCDAFRFRWILKELAKQLLAECCGVLPLMERKIPTWQGNFVGSFVDESRITCVCILRAALPMQDGVLEVLGEAEGGFLAMKRDEQTHESRLYYDRIPDISGKTVIVVDPMVATGGSLHDALALLKERQPKQIISLNAIGAREGVERIEKAFPDVDLHIAQIDPTLNKDAYIVPGLGDAGDRAYNTI, encoded by the coding sequence ATGGTAAAAGAGAGCACGTCGCCCCTTGTGAAACATATGGTCAATCAGCTTCGGGATGCCCATTGTGACGCTTTCAGATTCCGCTGGATACTCAAAGAGCTTGCAAAGCAGCTGTTGGCGGAATGTTGTGGCGTTCTGCCGCTCATGGAGAGGAAAATACCGACGTGGCAGGGGAATTTCGTGGGATCTTTCGTCGACGAAAGCCGCATCACCTGTGTCTGTATTCTTCGCGCCGCCCTACCGATGCAAGATGGCGTGCTGGAAGTGCTTGGCGAAGCCGAAGGGGGCTTTCTTGCCATGAAAAGAGACGAGCAGACCCATGAAAGCCGACTCTATTACGATCGGATTCCCGATATTTCGGGAAAAACTGTCATTGTCGTTGATCCGATGGTGGCCACGGGTGGGTCGCTGCACGATGCGTTGGCACTGTTGAAAGAGCGCCAACCGAAACAGATCATCTCTTTGAATGCGATCGGTGCTCGGGAAGGGGTCGAACGGATAGAAAAGGCTTTTCCCGATGTCGATCTACATATCGCCCAAATCGATCCAACACTCAACAAAGACGCCTATATCGTTCCGGGACTCGGAGATGCGGGAGACCGTGCCTACAACACCATTTAA
- a CDS encoding CZB domain-containing protein, whose protein sequence is MLFKLLAYKAFIRGERPELIDEHGCRFGKWFKTNQHKIDDDQKTLNDVAHYHVEVHQGVKEAVRKWLDEKAYREAIERMKEVEEASEKGFEELYESFVSHRQ, encoded by the coding sequence ATTCTATTCAAACTGCTGGCCTACAAAGCGTTCATTCGCGGGGAACGGCCCGAATTGATCGATGAGCATGGCTGTCGTTTCGGCAAATGGTTCAAAACCAATCAACATAAAATCGACGATGATCAGAAGACGCTCAACGATGTGGCACATTACCATGTCGAGGTGCACCAGGGAGTCAAAGAGGCTGTGCGAAAATGGCTCGACGAGAAGGCTTACCGTGAAGCGATCGAGCGGATGAAAGAGGTCGAAGAGGCCAGTGAAAAGGGCTTTGAAGAGCTTTACGAGAGTTTTGTCTCCCATCGTCAATAA